Below is a window of Christensenella minuta DNA.
TGGGTCCTCCGTCCTTGTGATTGTCATACGGCAGAATGATCGTCACTTTTGTGTAATGTCCGGCAAATGAAGTAAAGGAAATCCCATACTGTGCGCCGTAATGAAGCCGGATCCTTTGGTGGATATTGTAGATCCCGTAAATATCGTTCCCCGGCTTGGTTTCGGGCAGCAACGTTGCTTCGATTTTTTGCAGGGTCTCTTCGCTGATGCCGCACCCGTTGTCGATGACCTCGATCACGAGCGTGTTCCCCCGGTGGAAGGAACGGATAGCGATGACGCAATCCGCTTCCTTATATTCAAAGCCGTGGATGATCGAGTTTTCAACCAGGGGCTGCAAAAGGAGCTTGATTACGGGCTGTTTTTCAGTTCCAGAGGCGATCCGGCAAATGAGGCGGAATTTACCGTCGTGCCGGATGTTCTGGATGTAAAGATAATTCTGTACGCGGTCGATCTCCTGTTCCAGCGTTAAAAAGGCGTTTCCCTTGTTAACGCTCAGACGGAGCATATGGGAAAGGGCCAGAACAAGCTGGCTGATATCCTTGTATCCGCGCAGGATTGCGAGGCTGTTGATTGATTCCAGCGTATTATAGAGGAAATGCGGGTTGATCTGTTCCTGCAGCGCATTGATTTCGATCATTTGCTTGGCGACCTGCTCGGCGGAAAGCTCGTCGATCGTGTCCTGCAATTTTTTCAGCGTATTATTGAATTGCAGGGAGAGCTGGTTGATTTCGTCCGTGCCCCGCACAGGCGCGCGTACCGAGAAGTCGCCCTTTTCCACCCGCGGCAGCATTGCCGAAAGCCTTGTGATCGTGGAGGTGAGGCCGCGCGAGAAGAAAAAGCTCAGGAACGTACCGATCACCATAGCGAGCAGGAACGTCATCAGGATGATATAGAAAAGGTTCGCTAAATTGTTGTCGATATAATCGAAGGGCGTGAAGCTGACAAGGTACCAGTCGTAATTCTGCGACGGAGACCAGTTGACCAGGTAATCGACGCCGTTGATGGTGAAGGAAAAAGAATTTTGCTGCGCAAGGATATGGTCTACAAATGGCAGATGGGCGGTGTAGATATCCAAAAAGGAATTTTGAGAATGGGCAATTGCCGTCCCTTCATTATCCATAATCAGGTAAGAGGAACCGGACTCGTTGCTTTCAACGGTAAGGGCGTCCGTCAGGGCAGACTCTTTGAGATTGACCAGCATCAGGGCCTTTGGCTCGCCGTTTTCATGATAGGAAATCCTGGCGTTGCACAGGATACGGTTGTTTTCCGTGAGCAGATGGGAAGTTGTGTAATAGTCATAAATCCATACTGGATCGCCTTTTTGTGCCTCCGCCAGCTGGAAGATGGAGCTTAGCCTGATGGAGTCCCATGCGTAATCGAACAGTTTGCCCTGATGGAGGCTTACCGCCTGCGCGCGTGAAATATAGATGGACGAAAGGTCGCCGTTGGAATCCATCAGAACATTGAGCAGTTCGTTGGGAACAGAGGAAGCAGCCTTGGATTGTTCCACATCGGAAAAATCCGCGTTCAGATAGCTGTTGATGACAGTGTTTTCATAGAGCGCCTCCGAGGTCTGTTCCACGGCGTTCATGCTTTGGGAAATATTATCGTCGATCTTAGAAAGCGTGCCATAAAGCTGCTGGCTGATCTCTTTGGTAAGGATATCGCGGTAAAAAACGTAACCGAAGCCTTCGGCAATCAGCGTTACGATGGTCACGAGCAGCAGGAAAAAACAGACGGTTTTCCGGCGGAAGGGAATACTGAAATACCAAAACGATAGCTTGCTCAAAAAACGGTCCATTTATCAAAAGCTCCCTGTATAAAACATAAAAGTGAATGAGAAGTTGCTTATAAACCTAACCCTATCATAACATGACACCACAAACGGAAGGTATCCCTTTTTTTTACGATTCGGCAAAAGAA
It encodes the following:
- a CDS encoding cache domain-containing sensor histidine kinase, with the protein product MDRFLSKLSFWYFSIPFRRKTVCFFLLLVTIVTLIAEGFGYVFYRDILTKEISQQLYGTLSKIDDNISQSMNAVEQTSEALYENTVINSYLNADFSDVEQSKAASSVPNELLNVLMDSNGDLSSIYISRAQAVSLHQGKLFDYAWDSIRLSSIFQLAEAQKGDPVWIYDYYTTSHLLTENNRILCNARISYHENGEPKALMLVNLKESALTDALTVESNESGSSYLIMDNEGTAIAHSQNSFLDIYTAHLPFVDHILAQQNSFSFTINGVDYLVNWSPSQNYDWYLVSFTPFDYIDNNLANLFYIILMTFLLAMVIGTFLSFFFSRGLTSTITRLSAMLPRVEKGDFSVRAPVRGTDEINQLSLQFNNTLKKLQDTIDELSAEQVAKQMIEINALQEQINPHFLYNTLESINSLAILRGYKDISQLVLALSHMLRLSVNKGNAFLTLEQEIDRVQNYLYIQNIRHDGKFRLICRIASGTEKQPVIKLLLQPLVENSIIHGFEYKEADCVIAIRSFHRGNTLVIEVIDNGCGISEETLQKIEATLLPETKPGNDIYGIYNIHQRIRLHYGAQYGISFTSFAGHYTKVTIILPYDNHKDGGPNV